Proteins from a single region of Amyelois transitella isolate CPQ chromosome 31, ilAmyTran1.1, whole genome shotgun sequence:
- the LOC106130106 gene encoding adrenodoxin-like protein 2, mitochondrial — MFHRSLVRTLTSKSRLLKMNFGTNSCKYTNMRPLSTTQLALNTDKVKVTFVLHDGKRLEAEAKVGDTLLDVVVNNDLNIEGYGACEGTLTCSTCHVILDPKDFDRLPEEACEVEKDMLDLAYGLTDTSRLGCQITLTKDLDGLEVKVPETINDARS, encoded by the exons ATGTTCCATAGAAGTTTAGTAAGAACTTTGACCAGTAAAAGTCggttattaaaaatgaattttggGACAAATTCCTGTAAATATACTAATATGAGGCCGCTGTCAACAACCCAATTAGCTTTGAACACAGACAA AGTGAAGGTAACATTCGTTCTTCACGACGGCAAGCGGCTGGAGGCGGAAGCTAAGGTCGGGGACACACTGCTCGACGTGGTCGTGAACAACGACCTCAACATCGAGGGGTACGGCGCGTGTGAAGGCACCCTTACTTGTTCCACATGTCACGTGATACTGGATCCGAAGGATTTTGACAG gctACCAGAAGAGGCGTGCGAGGTTGAGAAAGACATGCTTGACCTCGCGTACGGCCTGACGGATACCTCGCGCCTTGGGTGCCAAATCACCCTGACCAAGGATCTTGATGGGTTGGAGGTCAAGGTCCCAGAGACGATAAACGATGCCAGGAGTTGA
- the LOC132903831 gene encoding uncharacterized protein LOC132903831 — translation MATKSSCVSMFAAAVLIMFNIIVVLVCLTLLAFGIWAIVSPHTLSAVILTVPCPVIKALLPPHVVTAHLGAAAVVVATVAGCIACMGLRGAINGSPFFLFMYTSLVLLLLLLECSLFYYFSSSLVEKGLQEQDGQWTHALRLVFTCCEYNSSSPAEVARPWSCCGVNGYPDNCTIQEAYDKDCRVTISAWLNQYQTTVYVSLAAAHIILSSCSILRRRSASRSYS, via the exons atggcGACCAAATCTTCATGTGTATCGATGTTTGCGGCCGCTGTGCTGATAATGTTCAATATTATTGTCGTG ttGGTGTGCCTGACTTTGCTCGCATTTGGAATATGGGCGATTGTGTCTCCTCACACGCTGTCAGCTGTCATTCTAACTGTTCCTTGTCCTGTCATCAAG GCTCTGTTACCCCCGCACGTGGTGACGGCGCACCTCGGAGCGGCGGCGGTGGTGGTAGCTACCGTCGCGGGATGTATAGCGTGCATGGGGCTGCGTGGTGCCATCAACGGGTCACCCTTCTTTCTGTTCATG TACACCTCCTTAGTTCTGCTTCTTCTCCTGCTAGAATGTTCCTTATTCTATTACTTCTCAAGCAGTTTGGTTGAG AAAGGCTTGCAGGAACAAGATGGACAGTGGACACACGCACTGAGATTAGTTTTTACATGCTGCGAGTATAATTCCAG TTCACCTGCAGAAGTGGCTCGCCCCTGGTCGTGTTGTGGAGTGAATGGATACCCGGATAATTGTACCATCCAGGAAGCCTACGATAag GACTGCCGTGTAACGATCTCCGCCTGGTTGAACCAGTACCAGACCACAGTATACGTGTCGTTAGCAGCAGCTCACATAATACTGTCGTCCTGCTCTATCCTAAGACGGCGGAGTGCCTCTCGCTCGTACAGCTAG
- the LOC106130083 gene encoding tetratricopeptide repeat protein 1: MSERLKSTLSPEEDSAKVIEDLTKDLEFRLNTDTNNDAHFVINPGSSAENIPPPVSDNEQFSDVPLDEDLDKDFTERDKTESDTDSIDEESLKDAELDLTDDQKQERKLIAEELKVVGNEAFRVKDYERSVEKYTEGLRICPLQFTQLRAFLYCNRSAARMSLQKYTKAVKDCTKAIELDDKYLKAYSRRAISYEALDKLDESLADFKKILELDPSHKEAQKAVIRLPPLIEEKNEKLKTEMLGKLKDLGNMLLKPFGLSTNNFQLEQDPESKGYKINFKQ, encoded by the exons ATGTCTGAACGATTAAAAAGCACTCTGTCGCCAGAAGAAGATTCCGCGAAGGTTATAGAAGACCTGACAAAGGATCTGGAATTTAGATTGAATACAGATACAAATAATGATGCCCATTTTGTGATAAATCCTGGATCAAGTGCTGAAAACATTCCACCTCCCGTTAGTGATAACGAACAGTTTTCAG ATGTACCTTTAGATGAAGATTTAGACAAAGACTTCACAGAGAGAGACAAAACGGAAAGCGACACGGATTCCATAGACGAAGAATCCCTCAAAGATGCAGAGCTGGACCTCACGGATGACCAGAAGCAGGAACGGAAGCTCATCGCAGAAGAGTTGAAGGTGGTGGGCAATGAGGCATTCAGAGTGAAAGATTATGAGCGCAGCGTAGAGAAGTATACTGAAG GTCTCAGAATCTGCCCGCTCCAGTTCACACAGCTGCGGGCGTTCCTCTACTGCAACCGCAGCGCCGCGAGGATGTCCCTACAGAAGTACACGAAAGCCGTCAAAGACTGCACAAAAGCTATAGAGTTGGACGATAAATATCTGAAGGCCTACTCCAG ACGAGCGATATCATACGAGGCATTAGACAAACTAGACGAGAGCCTCGCTGACTTCAAGAAGATTCTAGAACTAGACCCCTCACACAAGGAAGCGCAGAAAGCCGTCATCCGTCTACCTCCCCTCATAGAAGAGAAGAATGAGAAACTTAAAACAGAAATGTTAGGCAAATTGAAAGATCTGGGCAACATGTTGTTGAAGCCGTTCGGCTTGTCCACGAATAACTTTCAGCTTGAGCAAGACCCTGAGTCAAAGGGGtacaaaattaactttaagCAATGA